DNA sequence from the Aphelocoma coerulescens isolate FSJ_1873_10779 chromosome 27, UR_Acoe_1.0, whole genome shotgun sequence genome:
TGGCTCTGGGGACTCCGTCTTCAGCAGCACCTTCCCCCTGGAGCCTGAGGAGCCCGAAGCTGACCAGCACCAGCACTTTACCTACCGGCACACCAGCTACTCCTCAGCCACCTGTGCGTAGGCACCAAGGGAGAAACGGCcgggtgggcagcaggggaccTGGGGTGGGAGGTGGGTGGGGGGTCCGtcaccttctcccagccccacagccctttCCCAGGTGCCCAGCCAGGGAAGGGACTTGCTTCGGTTCATGCCAGCGCTCCTCCGCAGCCGACTGTGAGACGGATGGGTACCTGAGCTCCTCCGGCTTCCTGGACTCCCCGGACCTGGCCCCTCGCAGCTTTGTGGCAGTGGACCCCACCAGCCCACGGCCCACCCGGCCTGTGCGCTGCTTCCCCACGGTGAGCAGGGccccgcgggcgggcgggcggggggtcAGGGCAGCTGCGGCACCGGCTCACCCCGtcccctccctgcagagcaTCGCCGTGCAGCTGCCCACGGAGCGCCTGCCCCCCGCCAGCGGCTTCTCCTCCTCAGTGGACAGGTGAGGCTGGGGGGTCGGGCGGGGGCTGGACAGGGTGCGTGGTTCTTGGGAATGGCCATGCTGATGCTCCGGAGCTGGGGCTTCCTGCAGCTACACCTCAGATGTGGCATCGGGCATGAGTGATGGCTGTGAGGGGCTCTCGGCCAGCGAGCAGAGCTCCAAGCTGCCACCCAAGCGAGCCTCGGGGAAGCTGCTGCGGCGCCGAGCCCGCTCCAGGCTGCGCATCACCAACGTGAGTGCCACAGATGCCAGGCGGGTGCCAGGCGGGTGCCAGGCGGGTTCTCCTGGgctgagccagccctgctgcccacagatcTCCGACAAGAGCGACCGAGTGGTGGAGTGCCAGCTGCAGACCTACAACAACAAGATGGTGACCTTCAAGTTCGACCTGGATGGAGACAACCCGGAGGAAATTGCAGCCGCCATGGTGAGAGCAGGGTGAGGGTGAAGGTGGGGTCTGCCTGGCCATGCTGGGTGCTGACCGGCCCCTCCACCCTCAGGTCCACAATGAGTTCATCCTCAAGTCGGAGCGGGACAGCTTCATCAGCCGCATCCGGGACATCATCCACCGCGTGGAGACCCTGCTTCGCAAGGATGGGCGCAGCAGCACCGAGCTGCCCAAGGGCCCCGAGGCTGAGAGTGCTGTGGGCAGCCCCGTGAGtgccagcctggccctgccagCGCTGGGGAAGCTGCTGATGCTGAGCATGGCTTGGGGTGCTGCCTGGCCCCAGGGAGTCcagggggagggggctggggtgCAGGGTCCTCCTGCGGTCACTTGCCCGCTCCTGTGACAAGGCAAGGTGCTCCCTAGCCCAGAAGAGTCTCCAGCTCCTGTCCCCACAGGTGGTGGGGCCCAGCGGGGGCttggcacagcctggctggggcctctgccccagtgctggGCTCAGCTCATCCTTCTCGCAGGTggacctgcagctgcaggggctctcacgctccatctcctcctcatcctcactcAGTGGTACGTCTGTGCCCCTGTGCAGGCCCTTCCTGTCTCCCCCAGGCCCCATGCAGGGCAGGTGATGGCCTCAGCCAAGCCCAGAGGGTCTCAAAGGACATGTCCTGCCCTGGCTGAGCCTGGCTGTCACCCCTATGCCACAGACCTGAGCTGCACCAGTCCCAGCCTCCCTGTCCAGTCCCCTGTCCTGCCGTTGCTGAGCCGCTCCCCATCGGAGACCAACCTGGCCAGTCCTGTGGAGCCGCTGGCAGCCCCGGCACCCCTGGGGTCCCCCACAGGTACCAGCGCTGGCAGGATGGGCATGTTCATTGCACTGGGGCTGCCAGCTGCTCGCTGGCTTGAGGCTCCGGTGTGCCTGGACATGGGGTGTGAGACGGCCCTTGGGGGCTGCTCCTGATGCTTCCATCTCTGCAGGCTCAGCCCAGACCTGGCCTCTCGTCTCGATGACTCCCGCCTGGCTCACATCATCACCAGCACTCCCACTGACCCCCCCGAGGACCCCAGGGGGGCctgttcccccagccctgccccaagccctcctgtccccacagcctcTCCCCACATCCCCTGTCCCCTATGAGCCCAGCagtcccctgagcccccctgTGACCAGCACACCCTTGTCCCCCACTGCCCCCCTCTTGTCCCTGGCCAATGTCTTCTCCCTGGCAGTGATGACCGTGGCCCACACTGTCTCCTCCATTGCCAGCTCAGGCGGGCACCTCTACCCACCAATGCTGCCACGGCCACAGAGTCTTGTCCTGGGTGCCCCACGCTTTGTCTACCCTGACCCCACCAGCAGAGACAAGCCAGTCCCACCTGGCAGTGGGACCCTGGAGCCAGCGGGATCTGATGTCCCCACTGCCGGGGGGCCCATATCCTCCCTTCCCTCAACACCAGCCCCAGTGCACCCCACAAGCAGCGAGCCCATGGGGAGTCCTCTGCAGTTGCTGAGCACATCCACATCTGGGAGTCCAGAGGGCAGCACGGTGAGTGTGGGTGTGcaagggctgcccagggctgctcgAGGTGGAGCTCAGTGTCAGGAGGGCTGAGTGGTTGCTGCAGATGCtgccctgggatgggatggagccTCATGGCTTGTGGAGCCACTGGGATGCAGGGAGGGCTGAGTGGGCGGCAAATCCCAGGACACAGAAGCagcagggggaggagaggaCAGGAGGACTGGGGTGGGGCTGCTGATGGTGCTCAGGTGCCCACAGGTGCTGCCCGGTTCCCCCAAGCCCAGCCACTCTCTGATCATCTCAGAGGCACCAGCCCCCAGCGTGCCCAAGGCCCAGCTCTCGCCCATCAATGAAGGTAAGGTGGGGCAGGGCCAAGGCTGTGCCGtgcagctgtgcctgtgccagggcaccgCAATGCCCCGGCCAGCCCATGTGCCCTGAACCCCAccagctgcccctgtccccagcagaaACCAAGCCCCAGGTCCTGGGCCGGTTCCAGGTGATGCCAGCCAAGGACCTGGCTGTGACCTCTCCGGTGCTGGGCAGCAGTGACGGGGAGCAGCACAGCACGGAGCCCGCAGCGAGTGGCTCCCCGCCACCCGTGGTCCCTGACACAGGCCACAGCTCAAGCAGTGACTTGGATGTGGTGCTGGAGGCAGCGGAGCAGGACCCCAAGGCTGAGGAGGTGTCAGCTGAGGGGGGCACGGTGCCTGTGGCACCAGTGGGGAGCGACCGGGAGGGCCCTGGGGAAGAGAGCACAGAAAATGCTCCGCAGGCCATGCTGAGCCAGGTGTGGCTGAGCTACTCTCGCAGTTTGTCCTATGTGAGCAGCGATGACACTGAGAGTGAGGACGAGGAGatctgggaggagctgcagaaccTGCGACAGAAGTGAGCAGGGGGGTGGGCTGCACCTGGGAGGTGACAGGTCTTCCCACCCAGCCCGCGTGGGAGTTCGCTGTCCCTTCCCCGAGGCCCCGCTGCCAGCCCCTGTCTTCTCCCCAGGCACCTGGCTGaggtgcagctgctgcagagcgccCAGAAGAAGGAGATCGAGGAGCTGTACCTGCGGATGGGGAAGCAGCCACCGCCGGGCATTGTCTCGCCTGCTGCGATGCTGTCCAGCCGCCAGCGCCGCCTCTCCAAGGGCAGCTTTAACCCCTCCCGTCGCAACAGCCTGCAGCGCCTGGAGCTGGCGCAGCCCGCAGgtgccggccccgctccccactccctgcaGGGCCCCCGGGCTGGGCGGGGGCCGCAGGACGGGGACCCCCGGGCTGGGTGTCGCACAGTGCCCTCACTCGGGGCCGCTGTCCCTGCAGGCATCATGCGCCGTAACTCGCTGAGCGGCAGCAGCACCGGCTCGCAGGAGCAGCGGCTGAACAAGGGGGTGACCTTCGCCGACGACCTCGGCCGCATGGTAAGGGACAGCGCCCATCCCGCGGCCTTCTCGGCTGATCCCGCGGCGCTCCCGGCTCACGGCTGCTTCTCTCCCCAGTAGCTGGCTGGCCAAGACTGATTCCATGAACTACCTCATCCAAGTGCCTGCTTCCCCAGGGCGGGCGGAGCCCCTGCACCTCCAGGagggcagtgccagccctggagAACCTGGACTCCCCGCTCCCCTTGGCTGTGGCCTGCAGCAGGGCAGCCGTGGGCTTCGCAGGAGCGGGAGTGCTGGCCTTTTGCAGGCCTGTCCCACAGGTGTCTGCCCACTGTCCCCCAGCCCTTTGCTGGAAGACAGGTGCCAGGTGTCTCCACCCCTCGTGGATGGAAGGAGCTGAGCCCGCCCTGAGGAACCCCGGcttgtcccagccctgccgccAGCTCAGCCTTGCACCAGaccctgcccaccctgcagaGTGGCTTGAGTGCCCTGTGGCCCTGTctgctgcagcaccaggagcagcaggatccGGGAGCACTTTGTTATGAACTGGTGTTCGGAAAGTGTTTTCATAAACATGGATTGAATACAAACtgcgtctgtgtgtgtctctgtcgGGCAGGACCCGTGGCTGCATGCCTCACTGCGTGATCATAGagagcaaaacagaaaatccCCACTCAGCAGCCCCTGAGCGGGGCAAGATCCTGAGCTGGGCTCAACCCAAGACATGCTTGACAACGGGCACTGACTCGGTCTCCAGTGAGAGGATTTATTGTGGGGAGTGGCGGGAGccgggtgtccctgtccctcccatgggcacggccccggcaCAGGCCCCAGGGCGGGGTGTGCCCGCGGAGGGGCCCTGCCTGCGGGGAGCCCCCGGGGCCTTCTCTGGCCGACGAAGAGCAGGGGGCAAGCCCGAACCCCTCAGGCGCGGCTGCCCCGTGCTAGAAGCCCATCCTGCCAGGCGAGGGCGGCAGCTCAGTcacgggccgggccgggccgggcgctcCCCGCTCAGCTTGCGGTGCCCTCGGCTCGGGCCCGGGCCCGCGCCCGCGCCGCCTCcgcctcctgctccagctcgtCCAGGAACCGCTCCTGCGACACCGAATAGAAGGTGTAACCGTCTGCGGGGGGAATTAAGGAAAAGCAGCGGGCGcggccccggagccccccgaccccaccctgccccggccccggaGGATACAGATGCCAAACGTCACCGCGCCGATGCCGAGCGCCAGTAGCACGTTGCGGCTGCGGAGCCGGCGCTGCAGGGCGCGCTGGCGCTGGGCGTGCTCCACCTGCGCCATGAGGCGGCGCTGCTCGGGGCTGAGCCCCGGCTCCCGGGCCGGGTCGATGCGCCGCGCGAACGGCGCCGTCTCCCCGGACTCCCCGGGCGCCGCCATCTTCCCCCGTGTTCTTCGTGCGCCGGCGTGACGCCACATCCGGCGGGGGCGCTGGCCAATCGGAGGGCCCGAGCGGCGCGCGCCGTCGAGTGGTTGGCTGAGGCCCAGCGCGTGCCGGTCGCGGCATCGGCGCCTGCTGATTGGCGGAGCGGGGTCACGTGACGGGAACGGCGCTGAGGCGCTGCAGCGGCGGGAGCCGCGTCCGgcctggagcggggccgggagcggggccgggagcggggccgggagcggggcctgCACCGGGGCCTGCACCGGGGCCTGCCCGAGCCCCCGCCCGAGCGCCCGCCCCTTCCCCGCCACCTGCCACCGAGgggctgtcccctcccagtgccgtCTTCAAGCGgccgggaggagctgcaggagctctgtCCCGGTCTGTCCCTGTGGGGCTGGTGAAATCATTGTCCTTACGGCTTCGGCCCTGACCGGCTAAATGGGGTCTCAGGTGCCATTGGAACCCCGGGGCCGTGACTCAGGCCCCATGTTCAGTGGGGTTGCTCCTGAAATTATCGAGGACACACTGATCCACTTGGCCACGGAGAACGAGCAGTACTTGAGTGAGCTGCCGGAGCAGGCTGGGTACTTCAAAGAGACACGGATCGTGGGTGAGGCTTAGctacagcagctcctggggcaggTGACAGCTGTACAGTGAGCTTCAGGAGACTGAAATGAGTGACTGCTGTGCTTTTTGTAGAATTTATATTCCTTCTGTCTGAAAAATGGCACTTGGACCAATCGACACGGTACCACGCAGTGGAGTTACTTGAAAGGTAATAAGAGTCCTGAACAGCATTTCCCATTCTCTGATATGGTTATAGTGCCCATGCCCTGTCCCAGTCTGTCCCCCTCACACAAACCACACATGACTAATGTGTGTGCTGAGGGCTTTGCCTCTTCATTCGTTTAATCCAAATGATAAATTCTGTGTACAGTCTTAAGCATCAGTGGAAttgcctttcttcctttttctcagcCGACAGAACCATTCTCTGAGCAATTGTGGGTTTTGCAGGTTCATGATCAAGCAGGTAGAGCAGATGTGTGATAACAGCAGGAACGCTAAAGGTCGTGACcaggggcagaggagcagctggagctctgtGAGGGAGCAGATAGCCAACACCTTTGTGCTGCGGCTCGTGTCGTGTGTTCAGCTCGCGAGCAAGCTCTCCCTGCACTACAGCGTAAGCCAGCTCAGCCTGCCCTTGCTTTAGCAGTGTGCTTAAACCTGCAGTGTATTAACATCTCTTAAAAATAGATTTCCCATTTGAAAGACAGTAGTGATAATGAAATGCCAAGGACATGACATTCCCTTTAGGGCAGGCGAATTGCTACTCATCCAGTAACAATTTGCTCTGTTCCCAGtgctgggggggaaaaagtgcAGGAAAATCTTGGCCTGTGGTTGTCAAAAATCTTGTGTCTACAGGGGTTCACACCTGCCTGGGGATGGTTTATTGAGTGGAGGAAACCTGTGGGGAAGGTCAGAGCTGGATTTCTCATGCCAGCTCAAAGGACAGGCGGgtgagctgcaggaggagagaggTGACAGGACACTTCACTCCTACCAAGTGCCTTATTGCCTGGAAGacattttgtgtctttttttttcagagagtgACCAGTGACACAGCTTTAAAATTTCTGCAATCCTTAAAATACTCCTACACTAAACAGGAGTTGCTGGAGTCGGAGCTTGCTGTTTTAAACACTCTGCACTTCCACATCAATGTGTCAACTCCGTTGGCCTACGTGGAATTGCTTCTGGAGGTTCTAGGTGAGAGTATCAGTCAGAGAGAACGGGAAGGAAGTTTTTTAGTAGGGTCATAGAGCTGCTGCCAATCTGAACCAAAATGTCTCGTATTACAGATTTTTTGCACATGGAACTGTTCAGATTGTCCGGGGCTTCACTTTTTAGATAAGAACTTTGTCCTTTGTAGAATGTGATGAATTTTGTTGGACAGCCAGTCATGACTCATTCAGTAAAAGATTAAGAGTTTAAAGGCTGTGAACCTCGTGCCAGGCCACATTTCCTACAATCACTCACCATTTTCTTGGCTCTGGTCTGACAGCCTGAATTTCAGAGTGAAATTATATTGAGGCTCAGGGATCCTGTGGCATTCAGAGACAGGGCAGTTGTCCTCAGaactctctgtctctccatAATGGTACCTGACACTCCTGATTGAATTTAGTGACCCAAAATGTGGGACTGATGGTGTGATCTCTGCCAGGATACAACGGCTGCTTGCTTCCTGCAAAACCCTTACACCAGCTGTGTGTACAGCTACTGGACTTCTGCTACCTGACCAGAGAGACCATCTATGACACTTTGCTGAAGATTGCCATCGAAAACTCCACACCAAGCAAACTGCAGATGTAAGGGTCTTACCTGACAATGACTTAAAATAACCCTTTGGAATTAAAACCCTTTAAAAAAGCTAATAAATAGTAGCATAACTCTCATTATGCCATTTTGGggtatgttaaaaaaaaaaaactaatttGGGGGACATTCATCATTGTTTATGAATACACCAGTTCAAAGCAACATGCTTCTCCACAGCTGCTTCATGGGCAAGGAAAGTGTTAAAAGTCCAGCCTTGCACTGTCAGTTCCAGCTACTGGTGTTGGGCTTTGGTTGGCCTGAATAAGCCAACATATCCTGGGCATTGgcaactgcagcagcagaactgtGAAGCAGCATTTTACACCTGAACAcacttttccttctgcagagccAAGTTTTTAACAGTGAAGGAAGATTTCATGCTCTTGGCTGTTGGAGTCATCAGTACAGGTGTGTTCATCCTGAGCCCTGACCACTGGGAGCAGGTACAGTCGCTGCTGAACACGTTGGCTCTACGGGGACACAATGCCAAGGTGGTTTATCTGTTTCAGCACAGCAAGGAAACGGGTGGGGCTGCACTGGGAGTGGCATGAGGGAGGGAACACCTCTGTCTTTTTAGCAGGAATCGTGTGGGCCTCTGTCAGAGCTGAGGGCATGGGGCAGTTCTGTGTGCAGCATGTGCTGGCACTGGTGAGTATCCTCACCTTCAGTGCTTCACAGCcagaacaaaaccccacaggCAATGTTTCACTGGCAGGTAGAGAAGCAATCTCATGGGACAACTCCctgtgaaatgtgcccatgGAGCAGTTACTCTTTGTTAGTCTGTAAACTCGTGGTGTTTAGGTGCTgttatctttcctttttttcaggtTGTGGAGCATTTAAACTGTATCACTGGCATTACTCCACAAAGCATTCTGGAGTTCTCCTACGCTGTGGTGAGGCGCATAGTTGGCAGCACCACACCCGAGCAGCACCACAGGAACTGTGGAGCCAAATCTCCCAAGAACAGAGTTCTGCCTCAGAAATAGAACCAGCCTGTCCATCCGGTCActggtgcagcagcaggaactgtCACACTGCTGACAAGTCTCTCCTCTGTGACAGCCCGTCAGTCACGTGTTAATTAGCAAAGCTCATCCTGCTGGGCATCTCACTCATGCTCTGAAGGGAGGCACAACAGCACCACAGCGTTTAGAAATGCCCCACAAGATTTATTGTAAGAGCTGCATCTTCTAAGTTGTGAATCTAAGCTCCCTTTGACCACAGAGACCCCTCAGAGGAGTTGTTTGAAAGGTGCTGCCATGCCTGGGGCTCAGCTGGGACCGGGATCGCTGGGAGCAGCTCTCACACCCGCATTACAAACGGGGCTATGCTGTCTCCTCTCGCTGCTTTTATACAATCCCTGTCTCACCTGTGATTGTTCCCTCTCTGCCAGCACTTGGAGCCTGTTTGCTCTTGCCCTACcacagccagcagtgcccaggctgCGTGTCCCTGTGAGTGCCAGGGGTTTGTGCTGGGCAAGGCACTGCTGGCTGAAAACACCTGGAGTATGGAATAGCTTTATTGTTTCCTCAGTGCAGCCCTGTgcaggaacaggctgcaggagagATTACAGTGTTAAAATGGTATCAAACCTTGTGCAAGTTCAGTAGCACAAAGAAGTGCTGATATGACTTagaaaatactttatttcaAACTGTAGTTACTCTTCAATGACCAGGCAGAGTTCTGGGAGTTTTTCCACATTATTCCCCGTTTGTAATGTTCTGCTTTTCCAACCTTGCATTAGCTGTAACAGAGTAGCATCAAACTCACAGTGTTCTGAAGTTTGACAATGATTTACGTGCATGGCCATAAACCCAAAAATACCAGTTCAGAATCCATTTAATAGCTGAGTTTTATTCTGTTCAGCTCAATGATACAACTTTGCATATTGCTTTTCTATAAACTACTTGTAATAATGGTATTTTAAATAAAGTGTCTTGTGGATTTTTGGTATTGTAAACATTTTGTACTGGTTAATATTAAGTGACATATTAATTTGTCTTTCTCCAACACAATGCAGAcactccacagctgccaggccaAGTTCTGACCTCAGTTATTTGTTATAGAATTGGGATGAGACCCAGGCGAGGCCCCATTTCAGGTTAGTTAACATGAATTTTAGTGCTTTTGTCCATTGCTCTTCAGAGTTAAACTGCGTTTTAATTGAGTAAGAGCCACCACTGCCACCTGTGTCTTCAATCTTTCCTTTCTCCACGTCCATCCTGTATCACACACAAGGTTTAATTAGTGCATTCCTACTGCAAACATTTAATCTCACTATGACATCAAGCACTATATTTTAAATCTGACATTCATGCTATCCTGTCAGaatactttgtttttaaagggaATTGAGCAGGCTTCAGGACTTCCCCAAGGGAGCTGGCTTTAAACTTCAATGAAACCAGCAAACACACATCACATGAGCAAACATCACATCATCCTGAAAGCCAGGACTGGAACAGCAAGCAGTGCTAGGGGGAGCATACTGGGGTTAATTTGACAGTTTTGTGGCAATACTCACCTGTAAGGCAAACAAAACCGAGTTTCACCTTTTTCCACTTCCTCTTTGAACTGTTGCACACAGTCCAGGAATGCCACCATGGCGTGATCAAACTTATTGTCCCAGAAGAACCTCAACCCTCCAGAGCAGTACAGGGGGAGCTCCTGGAAAAGAGGTTTGTATCAGGCACACCAAGCACTTGTTTTTGATATGGTCAGTGCAGCTTTTTAACCTCCCATGAAGCTTAAATTTGTCATGGGATGCTGAGAAATGGCTTGTGGCCCAGAGCAAGTGTGACAGGTTTTGTGCAAGTACCTGCCATGTGTGGGTACATGTTCCTGACTTCCACCAATCCCCAATCAGGCCATCTACCTGCCAATCACCCCAGAGCATGCCATCTGCCTCTGGCCATGTGTAGTGTGTCATTCAACAGTTCTGTCACTTTTATCACTGCTGGCTGGCAGCACCAGTGGCTCGATACAGGATTTGGAGTGAGATGTTACCATGTtggaggagctggggcagccagctctCCTGGACTCCACATTCATAGGGACCAAGTTTGTTTCCTGCATCCCCAGTGTGACCAGGGCTCTGGCACTCAAGCTCAATGTCCCAGGATTTGTATGGGATCTCTCACCTTGGATTTGTCCGTGAGGGACTCCAAATACGAGTGGTTGCCATAGGGGACAAGACGGTATCtgaaaaaaggagacagaattCAAAGGCACCCGAGTCTGCCTGTCCTCTGGGCTGTAAGGGAACTGTGTGTGGCAGTGCATGTACCTCTGAAACTTCAGGCCCATTTTGTTGGCCAGggcatgcagcagcagcacagtctgCCCCCAGGCAGCGTTGATCTCGTTCCACTCCACAGGAACGCTGGGGAGACGGCCAAGTCTGAAGTTATTTATTGTGCCAAACTGCCCGCTGTGCCTGTGATAAGAAGAATTATAAATaagtgtgctgggctgggaacagctcCTGGCCTGATAAACCAAACAGGGGCTGTGTCCCAacagcactgcacacacagtGCCAGCCGTGCACACGGAGGGTTTGGGCCTATTCTTAACAAGTGTCTAAATACCAAACACTTGTTCTCTTTTGGTtataaaaacacaacaaaaaccccaaccagcCCCCCTAAGCTACCTGCTCAGTGAACCCCAATGCCAGTGTCACTGCTGGCTGGCACAGGGGTTCCCAGTGCGTTACTGGGGCTGGCGAAAGAGCCGTTTCCCAGTCCCACAGCCTGGCACACCTTACTCAGCTGCCACTCCTGGGAGGTGGCATTCATTGCTTTGCTGGGAGGTAACTGTGAGCTGGCTTGCACCTTTCCTGTCAAATGCAGTGACTTAAACAGCCTCACACTGCAGATTCCAAGAAAATTGATGTGACATTCCAGTGTCTGCGTTACCAGATGTGAAAGGTTGCGTTGAACACGttggttttctttaatttatcCAACTGCATCTGGGCGTAACGCATTTGGTTGTCCACACTTTTCAGCTCAtcatccagctccagctgttgcCTCTTGAACTCACAGTATTCCTTCTGATACCTTTGAGCAAAAGCAAGACAAGAAGGGCTGACTGCTGGCTGCTACATCAGAGTGACAGCTCTGCAGGCCACTTTGGTCTGGCCACCTTTCCTTCTGCAGAGAACGAGCCACTGGCGTTTGGGCACATTTACAGGTTTCTCATGTTACAACCTCATTTATCAGTTGCCTCCAACCCCTGCCACAAGCTGCAGATGCAGTTCACTCACTgagcctcctcctgctccagccgcTCGGCCTCTGCCCTGACTCTCTCAAAGTCCTCAGCCACAATCTTGCGGTTCTTCTCAACATCCTCCAGCTCCTGaatcagctgctcctcctccagTGCCAGTTCTTTCAGTTCTGTCTGCAGCTTCTCTTTATCATCCTCATTCATCTGTTCCAGTATCTCCAGACATCTCCTAAAGGACGACAATAGGATTACCAAAACATGTACCCTGGTTAAGTCCTGCACTGCCAGTCCCCAGTTCTGTGGCAGCCCCTGCACCTCTTGTCAGCCCCAAGCTCTCTGCACTGATCATGCCTCAAGCTACAGCAGCTCTGTCTCGGGTCATCTCTGGATCACTCACTTGTAGTTCTGGCACTCATTCTCCGTGATGTTGAGCTGTGTGTCCAGCTGGTCCAGTAGAGTGTCTGTGCACTCCTCACACAGTGGGTGATCCACATCCGTCTGCCCAGACATGATGTCAAAGAGGTCGCCAGTGACCTGCAGGAAGAGCTCACATTAGTGCAAGTGAAACCACACTGCCTGCTGGTTTTCAGCAGCTTCAGTTTGCAGAAGTCTTCTTTTGCAGGTCAAATATTGATTCAAATAACCTGGCTTTACTGAACTACTCACCAAACAAACCCCTGGAAAGCAAATGCTACGGGAAACTTTGCAGTTTAGTTTTGCAGACCATCAAGAAAAACTGAAGCTCCATTCCCAAGCATCTGAGTTTAGCAGCTCACGACCCACTTGCCTTCAGTCTCCGGCTGAGGTTTTCCATCGTGCCACCATCCGACGCCTCTCCGATCAGCGTGAAACTGTTGGCGCTTTCCGTTGACATCATTCTTGGAAAGAACGTTACTGAGGTGAGTGTCAAGGTTCATGAGGAGGCAGCTCAAGTGCCACACCTGAATCTGGGGCTGGGTCAGGGAGAAGCGAGAGCAGGAGACTGGGGCAGCCCGTGTTTTAGGGGTTCTGTCGGGTTTGTGCTGACCCGCAGTTGAGGAGAAATGCCCCAAGAATGTGCAGTTCTGCGTTCAAACTGCCAAGGAGCCCGAGGGCCACGGGGATCCTGCAGGGGAAACTCTAAGGGGTCACAGGAGCTCTCCCGTGTGACCCCCCACCATGAGGGGGGGGGCAGGGCATTCTCAGGCGCTGTCACAACATCGGCTCAAGCTGCGCGGAGGGAGCGGCCAGGCTCCGAGCTAGGCCATACCTGGCTGGCGGGATGAACCTCCTGGACACGCCATCCTGCCGGTTCTCCGCGAAGGCTTCCTGGGGGCAAGGAAGCATCGTTACCGGCAGGCCCGGGGGAGCTACCGCCGCGCCCCCCCGCGCCCAGCCCCGCCATACCTCCGTCAGGGCGCTCTCCTCTTCGTGCAGGTCCCCGGGCCTGGCAGGGGCTGCGGTCACCAGCGGGGCTGTGGGAGAGAAGGCGTCAGCCGGGCCCAGGCCTGGGCCCTtaccccagccccggcccccccaccccgccgCGGCCCGGTACCGGTGAGCTCCTGGATGGTGAGGCGGTCAAGGACTTTGAAGGAGGTGTCGAGCTTGAGCGGCTGGCAGCAGCGCTGGCACACGA
Encoded proteins:
- the CNTD1 gene encoding cyclin N-terminal domain-containing protein 1 isoform X1 — its product is MGSQVPLEPRGRDSGPMFSGVAPEIIEDTLIHLATENEQYLSELPEQAGYFKETRIVEFIFLLSEKWHLDQSTRYHAVELLERFMIKQVEQMCDNSRNAKGRDQGQRSSWSSVREQIANTFVLRLVSCVQLASKLSLHYSRVTSDTALKFLQSLKYSYTKQELLESELAVLNTLHFHINVSTPLAYVELLLEVLGYNGCLLPAKPLHQLCVQLLDFCYLTRETIYDTLLKIAIENSTPSKLQIAKFLTVKEDFMLLAVGVISTGCGAFKLYHWHYSTKHSGVLLRCGEAHSWQHHTRAAPQELWSQISQEQSSASEIEPACPSGHWCSSRNCHTADKSLLCDSPSVTC
- the CNTD1 gene encoding cyclin N-terminal domain-containing protein 1 isoform X5 produces the protein MGSQVPLEPRGRDSGPMFSGVAPEIIEDTLIHLATENEQYLSELPEQAGYFKETRIVEFIFLLSEKWHLDQSTRYHAVELLERFMIKQVEQMCDNSRNAKGRDQGQRSSWSSVREQIANTFVLRLVSCVQLASKLSLHYSRVTSDTALKFLQSLKYSYTKQELLESELAVLNTLHFHINVSTPLAYVELLLEVLGYNGCLLPAKPLHQLCVQLLDFCYLTRETIYDTLLKIAIENSTPSKLQIAKFLTVKEDFMLLAVGVISTGVFILSPDHWEQESCGPLSELRAWGSSVCSMCWHWLWSI
- the CNTD1 gene encoding cyclin N-terminal domain-containing protein 1 isoform X2, producing MGSQVPLEPRGRDSGPMFSGVAPEIIEDTLIHLATENEQYLSELPEQAGYFKETRIVEFIFLLSEKWHLDQSTRYHAVELLERFMIKQVEQMCDNSRNAKGRDQGQRSSWSSVREQIANTFVLRLVSCVQLASKLSLHYSRVTSDTALKFLQSLKYSYTKQELLESELAVLNTLHFHINVSTPLAYVELLLEVLGYNGCLLPAKPLHQLCVQLLDFCYLTRETIYDTLLKIAIENSTPSKLQIAKFLTVKEDFMLLAVGVISTGVFILSPDHWEQVQSLLNTLALRGHNAKVVEHLNCITGITPQSILEFSYAVVRRIVGSTTPEQHHRNCGAKSPKNRVLPQK
- the CNTD1 gene encoding cyclin N-terminal domain-containing protein 1 isoform X3, with protein sequence MGSQVPLEPRGRDSGPMFSGVAPEIIEDTLIHLATENEQYLSELPEQAGYFKETRIVEFIFLLSEKWHLDQSTRYHAVELLERFMIKQVEQMCDNSRNAKGRDQGQRSSWSSVREQIANTFVLRLVSCVQLASKLSLHYSRVTSDTALKFLQSLKYSYTKQELLESELAVLNTLHFHINVSTPLAYVELLLEVLGYNGCLLPAKPLHQLCVQLLDFCYLTRETIYDTLLKIAIENSTPSKLQIAKFLTVKEDFMLLAVGVISTGVFILSPDHWEQVVEHLNCITGITPQSILEFSYAVVRRIVGSTTPEQHHRNCGAKSPKNRVLPQK
- the CNTD1 gene encoding cyclin N-terminal domain-containing protein 1 isoform X4, producing the protein MGSQVPLEPRGRDSGPMFSGVAPEIIEDTLIHLATENEQYLSELPEQAGYFKETRIVEFIFLLSEKWHLDQSTRYHAVELLERFMIKQVEQMCDNSRNAKGRDQGQRSSWSSVREQIANTFVLRLVSCVQLASKLSLHYSRVTSDTALKFLQSLKYSYTKQELLESELAVLNTLHFHINVSTPLAYVELLLEVLGYNGCLLPAKPLHQLCVQLLDFCYLTRETIYDTLLKIAIENSTPSKLQIAKFLTVKEDFMLLAVGVISTGVFILSPDHWEQVQSLLNTLALRGHNAKQESCGPLSELRAWGSSVCSMCWHWLWSI
- the CNTD1 gene encoding cyclin N-terminal domain-containing protein 1 isoform X6; amino-acid sequence: MGSQVPLEPRGRDSGPMFSGVAPEIIEDTLIHLATENEQYLSELPEQAGYFKETRIVEFIFLLSEKWHLDQSTRYHAVELLERFMIKQVEQMCDNSRNAKGRDQGQRSSWSSVREQIANTFVLRLVSCVQLASKLSLHYSRVTSDTALKFLQSLKYSYTKQELLESELAVLNTLHFHINVSTPLAYVELLLEVLGYNGCLLPAKPLHQLCVQLLDFCYLTRETIYDTLLKIAIENSTPSKLQICFMGKESVKSPALHCQFQLLVLGFGWPE